The Antarcticibacterium sp. 1MA-6-2 genome has a window encoding:
- a CDS encoding TolC family protein, with product MKKSILVVFALFAITNIYSQEKEWTLQECIAYALENNISIKQSQLDLESSDIDRLDAIGNFIPSINLNATNAWNTRSYSKCNNRNSPNPNYQELFCGCFGQFIIV from the coding sequence ATGAAAAAATCAATCTTAGTTGTTTTTGCACTTTTTGCAATCACTAATATTTATTCTCAGGAAAAAGAATGGACCCTTCAGGAGTGTATTGCTTATGCCCTGGAAAACAATATTTCTATTAAGCAGTCACAGCTGGATTTAGAATCTTCAGATATAGACAGGCTTGACGCTATTGGAAATTTTATACCCAGCATTAATTTAAATGCGACGAATGCCTGGAATACCAGGTCTTACTCAAAATGTAACAACAGGAATTCTCCAAACCCAAACTACCAGGAACTTTTCTGCGGGTGCTTCGGCCAGTTTATTATTGTTTGA
- a CDS encoding TolC family protein, producing the protein MPGIPGLTQNVTTGILQTQTTRNFSAGASASLLLFDGLRNFRQLQRAKLSQLASQYSLDLMRDDIALFVANSYLQVLFNKQSLEILESQLEVTKAQLERTEDLVEAGVLPEGDLLEIQATYADEMQRIIVAQNNIRISLISLAQTLLIKDYENFDIADREYDVLGSEILARTPEELVANAKEERNEIKVAEANLELAEADVELAKGAYYPSLGAFFNYNTRESGAGRIVGAIQDPDQPNRPIGFVESSGDVVVAPNTIAQLGNPLPFFRQLYLNDGITYGVQLSIPVLNGFSTRNQVKRNKINVERATFQLEQAELDLEADVYQAYVDAQGAYEAYEAALVALNAQERANTYATERFDVGLTNAFDFSQSKLRLENAQTEVIRAKYDYIFKLKVIELYFGIPVTDLKF; encoded by the coding sequence ATGCCTGGAATACCAGGTCTTACTCAAAATGTAACAACAGGAATTCTCCAAACCCAAACTACCAGGAACTTTTCTGCGGGTGCTTCGGCCAGTTTATTATTGTTTGATGGCCTGCGCAACTTCCGCCAGTTACAAAGAGCAAAATTGTCTCAACTGGCAAGCCAGTATTCCCTGGATCTTATGCGGGACGATATAGCTCTCTTTGTAGCAAACTCCTATTTACAGGTGCTTTTTAACAAGCAAAGCCTGGAGATCCTGGAATCACAACTGGAAGTCACAAAAGCTCAACTGGAGAGGACAGAGGATCTGGTTGAAGCAGGAGTTCTTCCCGAAGGAGATCTTCTGGAGATACAGGCAACCTATGCTGATGAGATGCAGCGAATAATTGTTGCTCAAAATAATATTCGAATTTCCCTTATTAGCCTTGCACAAACATTGCTGATAAAAGATTATGAGAATTTTGATATAGCCGATAGAGAATACGACGTATTAGGAAGTGAGATCCTCGCCCGCACGCCGGAAGAATTAGTGGCAAACGCCAAGGAGGAAAGAAATGAAATTAAAGTTGCCGAAGCGAACCTCGAATTGGCAGAAGCTGATGTTGAATTAGCTAAAGGTGCTTACTATCCATCCCTTGGGGCATTTTTTAACTACAATACCAGGGAATCCGGAGCGGGAAGAATAGTTGGTGCTATCCAGGATCCTGATCAGCCAAACAGGCCCATAGGATTTGTTGAATCTTCAGGAGATGTGGTTGTTGCTCCCAATACTATTGCACAACTTGGAAACCCCCTCCCGTTCTTCAGGCAATTATATTTAAATGACGGTATAACTTATGGAGTGCAGTTAAGCATTCCAGTATTGAATGGATTTTCTACCAGGAATCAGGTTAAACGAAATAAAATAAACGTTGAAAGAGCGACCTTTCAATTGGAGCAGGCCGAATTAGACCTGGAAGCAGATGTGTACCAGGCTTATGTTGATGCACAGGGGGCTTATGAAGCTTATGAAGCAGCCCTGGTTGCGCTAAATGCACAGGAACGTGCAAATACGTATGCAACTGAAAGATTTGATGTGGGATTAACCAATGCATTTGATTTCAGCCAGTCTAAATTAAGGCTTGAAAATGCTCAAACCGAAGTGATCCGGGCAAAATATGATTATATATTCAAATTAAAAGTGATCGAGTTATATTTTGGTATTCCAGTAACCGATCTTAAATTCTAG
- a CDS encoding efflux RND transporter periplasmic adaptor subunit: MKKKTLIIISVVVVLLIVVLVVGKKAGWFGNSGNLKEVEITQIQPMEIVETVAATGKIQPTIEVKLSSEVSGEIIELPIVEGQLVEKGDLLVRINPDLYQSSLQRSQAGLQNVRANFAQSEASLKEAKANYDRNKILFERGVISKAEWDKIVASYEMAEASKNAAYYSMQSAAATVTEATDNLSRTSIFAPMRGTISRLDVELGERVVGTQQMAGTEIVRVADLSNMEVVVDVNENDIVKVSVGDSTIVEVDAYLKREFKGVVTEISNSAIEGLTADQVTNFKVKVQILESSYKDLLEGKPENYSPFRPGMTATVDIITRRKVDVLGVPISAIVIKNDTTSKGGAAAATPGSQKFETVFVKDGNHAKLRVVKTGIQDDRNIEIVSGLEEGETVIIGPYNLVTRTLKDGDEVTVPNQPIASE, encoded by the coding sequence ATGAAGAAAAAAACGCTCATCATAATTAGTGTTGTTGTAGTACTGCTTATAGTGGTTCTGGTTGTCGGGAAAAAAGCGGGATGGTTCGGTAATTCCGGAAACCTGAAAGAAGTAGAAATTACCCAGATCCAGCCAATGGAAATAGTAGAAACCGTAGCTGCCACAGGTAAGATACAACCTACCATTGAGGTTAAGTTGTCTTCGGAAGTTTCCGGGGAAATAATTGAACTTCCTATTGTAGAAGGTCAACTGGTGGAAAAAGGAGATTTACTCGTGCGTATTAATCCTGATTTATATCAATCCAGTTTACAAAGGTCGCAGGCGGGATTACAAAATGTGCGCGCAAACTTTGCACAATCTGAAGCCAGCTTAAAAGAGGCTAAAGCAAATTATGACAGGAATAAGATCCTTTTTGAAAGAGGAGTGATTTCTAAAGCAGAATGGGATAAGATCGTTGCCTCTTATGAAATGGCTGAAGCTTCCAAGAATGCTGCATACTATAGCATGCAAAGCGCCGCAGCTACAGTGACTGAAGCTACAGATAACCTTTCCAGAACCAGCATTTTTGCTCCTATGCGGGGTACTATCTCACGGCTTGATGTAGAACTTGGAGAAAGAGTAGTGGGAACACAACAAATGGCAGGTACCGAGATCGTGCGAGTAGCAGACTTGTCAAATATGGAAGTGGTGGTAGATGTAAATGAAAATGATATTGTAAAAGTAAGTGTTGGAGATTCCACGATTGTTGAGGTAGATGCCTATCTTAAGAGAGAGTTTAAAGGTGTGGTTACTGAAATTTCCAATTCTGCCATAGAAGGATTAACAGCCGATCAGGTTACTAACTTTAAGGTTAAGGTCCAGATCCTGGAAAGTTCCTATAAAGATCTTCTGGAAGGCAAACCAGAGAATTATTCTCCTTTCAGGCCGGGAATGACTGCTACAGTAGATATCATTACCAGAAGAAAAGTAGATGTGTTGGGAGTGCCAATTAGCGCCATTGTTATTAAAAACGATACTACATCAAAAGGTGGAGCGGCAGCAGCTACCCCGGGATCTCAAAAATTTGAAACTGTTTTTGTGAAAGATGGAAATCATGCTAAATTGCGGGTTGTAAAAACAGGGATCCAGGACGATAGAAATATTGAAATTGTTTCAGGACTGGAAGAAGGTGAAACTGTGATCATTGGTCCTTATAATTTAGTTACCCGAACTTTAAAGGACGGCGATGAAGTAACAGTTCCAAATCAACCTATCGCTTCGGAATAA
- the tsaB gene encoding tRNA (adenosine(37)-N6)-threonylcarbamoyltransferase complex dimerization subunit type 1 TsaB → MQKILCIETASTNCSVALSNGEGVVAVKEDYSLNFSHAERLHIFIQEILRENNLALSNLDAIAISEGPGSYTGLRIGVSAAKGLCFSLDIPLIAVPTLASLSHQVKEKVVVVPMMDARRMEVYTAVFNEQQEQVEKTSAKILEADSYSHLLEKGKVYFIGSGVEKFRNICLARKCCLYRR, encoded by the coding sequence GTGCAAAAAATTTTGTGTATTGAAACGGCTTCTACTAATTGCTCTGTAGCATTAAGCAATGGGGAAGGGGTTGTTGCAGTCAAAGAAGACTACAGCCTGAATTTTTCGCATGCCGAGCGATTACACATTTTTATTCAGGAGATCCTCAGGGAAAATAATCTCGCTCTTTCAAATTTGGATGCTATTGCAATAAGTGAAGGCCCCGGTTCTTATACAGGACTCAGGATTGGAGTTTCTGCAGCAAAAGGTCTTTGTTTCTCTTTAGATATTCCACTTATTGCAGTTCCTACCCTGGCTTCTTTATCCCACCAGGTGAAAGAAAAGGTAGTCGTTGTACCTATGATGGATGCCCGTAGAATGGAAGTCTATACTGCTGTTTTTAATGAACAGCAGGAACAGGTAGAGAAAACTTCAGCAAAAATTCTTGAAGCCGATTCTTATAGTCATCTTCTTGAAAAAGGGAAAGTGTATTTTATTGGTAGTGGAGTTGAAAAATTCAGAAACATTTGCTTAGCACGAAAATGCTGTTTATATAGAAGGTAA
- a CDS encoding mechanosensitive ion channel family protein: MEYFQDIEYYVKEFTSQLIDYLPNFLAAIFLLVFGIWFIKILTGYIRKLIHKKGYDKTIENFVISLVGVGLKILLVILVITQLGFETTSLVAVIGAASLAIGLALQGSLSNFAGGVLILILKPFRVGDWIEAKGVSGSVKETSLFYTKLVTFGNQLAIIPNGQLTNDNIINYTVEGKRRDAITIGISYESNIKLAKEILLNLMMEQEGILKDPEPVVMVTDLADSSVNLSLRFFALNDNFWNCHWYTIEEAKMRLEAAGISIPFPQRDVHFFDHSEGSKNGKKSKNEIQDQRN, encoded by the coding sequence ATGGAATATTTTCAGGACATAGAGTACTATGTCAAAGAATTTACATCACAACTAATTGATTACCTGCCAAATTTCCTGGCTGCAATTTTTCTACTTGTATTTGGAATCTGGTTTATTAAGATCCTCACCGGATATATTCGTAAACTTATACATAAGAAAGGCTATGATAAAACTATAGAGAATTTTGTTATTAGCCTTGTAGGTGTAGGCCTGAAGATCCTTCTTGTTATTCTTGTAATCACCCAGCTGGGGTTTGAAACGACCTCACTTGTAGCTGTTATTGGTGCTGCCAGTTTGGCAATTGGTTTAGCACTACAGGGATCTTTATCAAACTTTGCAGGTGGGGTTCTTATTCTTATTCTTAAACCCTTTAGAGTGGGTGACTGGATCGAGGCCAAAGGTGTTTCGGGAAGTGTGAAAGAAACTTCCCTTTTTTATACTAAGCTTGTAACTTTTGGAAACCAGTTGGCCATCATTCCCAACGGGCAGTTAACGAATGACAATATTATAAATTATACTGTTGAAGGAAAAAGAAGAGATGCCATTACTATAGGAATCTCGTATGAAAGCAATATCAAACTTGCCAAAGAGATATTGCTTAACCTTATGATGGAACAGGAGGGAATACTTAAAGATCCCGAACCTGTTGTAATGGTAACCGATCTTGCAGATAGCTCAGTAAACCTATCCCTGAGGTTTTTTGCTTTAAATGATAATTTCTGGAATTGCCACTGGTATACTATAGAAGAAGCAAAAATGAGACTTGAAGCGGCCGGGATAAGTATTCCCTTCCCACAAAGAGATGTTCATTTCTTCGACCATTCCGAAGGATCAAAAAATGGGAAGAAATCTAAAAATGAGATACAGGACCAAAGGAATTAA
- a CDS encoding alpha/beta hydrolase — protein MNKTTVALILFLLSLNVTAQKTDYVLKENIKYYHDSVNRANEYINERALLDIYYPKEEKGFPTVVWFHGGGLTSGSKFVPQELKEKGIAVVSVNYRLSPRAKSPSYIEDAAAAVAWVFKNIKSFGGNPDLIFVSGHSA, from the coding sequence ATGAATAAAACCACCGTTGCCCTCATCCTGTTTCTGTTAAGTCTGAATGTAACTGCACAAAAAACAGATTATGTTCTAAAGGAAAATATCAAATATTACCACGACTCCGTTAACAGAGCCAATGAATACATTAACGAGCGAGCTTTACTTGATATTTATTATCCAAAAGAAGAAAAAGGTTTTCCAACCGTGGTTTGGTTTCATGGAGGGGGATTGACATCTGGAAGCAAATTTGTACCACAGGAGCTTAAGGAAAAAGGTATTGCTGTTGTAAGCGTTAATTACAGGTTAAGCCCCAGGGCAAAATCTCCCTCATACATAGAAGACGCGGCAGCCGCAGTGGCCTGGGTTTTTAAAAACATAAAAAGTTTTGGTGGAAATCCTGATTTAATATTTGTTTCCGGACACTCGGCTTAG
- a CDS encoding NifU family protein — MNSYTINIQPTTNSSIVKFETNQFLTRHESFEFGNIEEASKSPLAKQLFYLPFVKTVFIAQNFIAIEKYNIVEWADVQEEVAVQLRDYLNSGATIVEIEDNSAKKVPVTVYAESTPNPGVMKFVANKKLVLSGAEFKNIDATKDAPLARQLFHFPFVKEVYIDENYISVHKYDIAEWDDITLELREFIRNYLQEGNEVLLKEHTQQKEESVPAEEQQPRELDDVSREVVSILDEYIKPAVASDGGNIVFDSYNADTKTVKVILQGACSGCPSSTATLKNGIETMLRDMLQGHVNYVEAVNG, encoded by the coding sequence ATGAATTCTTACACAATTAATATACAACCCACTACTAATTCTTCAATAGTAAAATTTGAAACTAATCAATTCCTCACCAGGCATGAAAGTTTTGAATTTGGAAATATTGAGGAAGCCTCTAAATCTCCTTTGGCCAAACAATTGTTTTACCTGCCCTTTGTTAAAACGGTTTTTATAGCACAAAATTTTATAGCTATTGAAAAATACAATATTGTGGAATGGGCAGATGTACAGGAAGAAGTTGCAGTACAGCTTCGGGATTATCTTAACAGCGGTGCAACTATTGTTGAAATTGAAGATAATTCAGCTAAAAAAGTTCCTGTAACAGTATATGCTGAAAGTACACCCAACCCCGGAGTAATGAAATTCGTTGCCAATAAAAAGCTTGTACTTTCAGGAGCGGAATTTAAAAATATCGATGCTACAAAAGATGCCCCATTAGCAAGACAGCTGTTCCATTTCCCTTTTGTGAAGGAAGTTTATATAGATGAAAATTATATTTCGGTACATAAATATGACATAGCAGAGTGGGATGACATTACTCTTGAGCTAAGAGAGTTCATAAGAAACTACCTTCAGGAAGGTAACGAAGTATTATTAAAGGAGCACACACAACAAAAAGAGGAATCTGTTCCGGCTGAAGAACAACAGCCAAGGGAACTGGATGATGTATCCCGGGAGGTAGTAAGTATTCTTGATGAATACATTAAACCTGCAGTGGCAAGTGACGGCGGAAACATTGTTTTTGACTCCTATAATGCTGATACTAAAACAGTGAAAGTGATTTTACAGGGTGCCTGTAGCGGCTGTCCTTCCTCAACCGCCACTCTTAAGAATGGTATTGAAACCATGTTACGCGATATGCTGCAAGGACACGTAAATTATGTAGAGGCCGTAAATGGATAG
- a CDS encoding type IX secretion system membrane protein PorP/SprF, protein MKPGFFLTIFLYLFLNISKISAQEVIPVYSDYLTDNLYLLHPSMAGASNLNKIRLTARQQWFDVKDAPALQTLSAHAKVWEKVGLGAIAFNDQNGNYSRRGLYGSFAYHLLFSRSELDLNQLSFGISGGIIQHSLDQSSFTQPDPLLGDGNPSEFYANMDVGMSYYLFNFFAHVTAKNLLSVKRDLFFSDAVPSNQRKYLFSTGYVINPGNSDWSYEPSILFQWREQTAERTIDANFKVYHNLESGLLFGGLSFRRSFEGAEYTTDGEEIKSQNLQYLTPFLGMEYKRFLFAYTHTHQMNSVVLSNQGFHQITLGYNFGENRGRYSCKCPAVNQNSR, encoded by the coding sequence ATGAAACCTGGATTTTTTCTTACAATTTTTTTATACCTATTCCTGAATATTTCCAAAATCAGCGCGCAGGAAGTAATCCCGGTTTACTCCGATTACCTTACAGATAATCTTTATCTCCTGCATCCGTCTATGGCTGGAGCTTCAAATCTTAATAAGATAAGGCTTACGGCGAGACAGCAATGGTTTGACGTCAAAGATGCACCTGCCTTACAAACCTTAAGTGCTCACGCCAAGGTGTGGGAGAAGGTGGGATTAGGTGCTATTGCTTTTAATGATCAAAACGGGAATTATTCCAGAAGAGGCCTTTATGGTTCCTTTGCTTATCATTTATTATTTTCCAGAAGTGAACTCGATCTTAATCAACTCTCCTTTGGAATAAGCGGCGGAATAATACAGCACAGTCTTGACCAGAGTAGTTTCACCCAGCCCGATCCTTTATTAGGAGATGGAAACCCTTCAGAATTCTACGCAAATATGGATGTAGGGATGTCTTATTATCTCTTCAATTTCTTTGCGCACGTTACGGCTAAAAATTTACTATCGGTTAAAAGGGATTTATTTTTTTCTGATGCTGTTCCAAGTAACCAGCGTAAATATCTTTTTTCAACAGGATATGTGATAAATCCGGGGAATAGTGACTGGAGCTACGAACCTTCCATACTATTCCAGTGGAGGGAACAAACTGCAGAACGTACAATAGATGCCAATTTTAAAGTCTACCATAATCTGGAATCGGGATTATTGTTTGGAGGACTCTCTTTCCGAAGAAGTTTTGAGGGAGCAGAATATACAACCGATGGCGAAGAAATAAAAAGTCAAAATTTACAATACCTCACTCCATTCCTGGGGATGGAATATAAACGCTTTCTCTTTGCATATACTCACACTCATCAAATGAACTCTGTAGTTTTAAGTAATCAGGGATTTCATCAAATCACCCTGGGTTACAATTTTGGAGAGAACCGGGGCAGGTATAGTTGTAAATGTCCTGCAGTGAATCAAAATTCCAGGTAG
- a CDS encoding OmpH family outer membrane protein, whose amino-acid sequence MKQFRTFLIAVALTVGATAFTNAQSKVAHIASQELVETMPAFKDAMAQLEKLQKTYDTEIRDMMTEAQKTMQRYESEAPTKTEEENQKRAAELQSTQQRIREHGQNAQQDLQKKELDLLKPVYEKARVAIQKVARAQGFDYVLDSTNGSGVIMADGTDLMPAVKKELGI is encoded by the coding sequence ATGAAACAATTCAGAACATTTCTTATAGCAGTAGCTTTAACAGTTGGAGCAACAGCTTTTACGAATGCACAGTCTAAAGTTGCACATATCGCCTCTCAGGAACTGGTAGAAACTATGCCTGCTTTTAAAGATGCGATGGCCCAGTTAGAAAAATTACAGAAGACTTATGATACTGAGATCAGAGATATGATGACTGAAGCTCAAAAAACTATGCAGCGTTACGAATCTGAAGCTCCTACAAAGACTGAAGAGGAAAACCAAAAAAGAGCTGCAGAGTTACAAAGCACTCAGCAAAGAATTCGTGAACACGGTCAAAATGCTCAACAGGACCTTCAAAAGAAAGAACTTGATCTTTTAAAGCCTGTATACGAGAAAGCACGTGTTGCTATCCAAAAAGTTGCAAGAGCTCAAGGTTTTGATTATGTTCTTGATTCTACCAATGGATCGGGAGTAATTATGGCAGACGGGACAGATCTTATGCCTGCAGTTAAAAAAGAATTGGGAATCTAA
- a CDS encoding OmpH family outer membrane protein produces MKRQLLFLILIMAGIGPQLMAQKPNRLAYIDMEYILANVPEYQQASAQLEERVQQWKAELEKDQRKVDQMKIALEQERPLLTKELIEEREATIGFEESKIAEYQQKRFGSNGDFILQKKRLIQPIQDQVFNAIQEIGEQRNYDIIFDRTSNVGIVFIAEKHNISDQVLRTITRAAGREQLSSKEEIAQMEKEENRSVEEDAVIAEKQEAAESAKNEREVLLEQRKKERDSIRAVKQQEFEERRAKILEERKRKRDSIEAARKQKKENNED; encoded by the coding sequence ATGAAACGCCAACTTCTGTTTTTAATATTGATTATGGCGGGCATTGGGCCTCAGTTGATGGCTCAAAAACCAAACCGCCTGGCATATATTGATATGGAATATATCCTGGCAAATGTACCCGAATATCAGCAGGCTTCGGCACAGCTGGAGGAAAGGGTTCAGCAATGGAAAGCAGAGTTGGAAAAAGATCAGCGTAAAGTAGATCAAATGAAGATTGCCCTGGAACAGGAAAGACCTTTACTTACAAAAGAATTAATAGAGGAAAGAGAAGCTACTATAGGTTTTGAAGAATCAAAGATTGCAGAATATCAGCAAAAGAGATTCGGCTCAAACGGAGACTTTATCCTTCAGAAGAAAAGGTTAATACAGCCTATACAGGATCAGGTCTTTAATGCGATCCAGGAAATAGGGGAACAAAGGAATTACGATATTATTTTTGACAGGACTTCTAATGTTGGTATAGTTTTTATAGCAGAAAAACATAATATAAGTGATCAGGTTCTTAGAACGATCACCAGGGCAGCCGGAAGGGAGCAACTAAGCTCTAAAGAAGAGATAGCCCAGATGGAGAAAGAAGAAAACCGCAGTGTTGAAGAAGATGCCGTTATAGCAGAAAAGCAGGAGGCAGCGGAAAGTGCCAAGAACGAACGGGAAGTATTACTGGAGCAACGAAAGAAGGAAAGAGATTCGATAAGAGCTGTGAAGCAACAGGAATTTGAAGAGAGAAGGGCGAAAATTTTGGAAGAACGCAAGCGAAAAAGAGATTCAATAGAAGCTGCAAGAAAACAGAAGAAAGAAAATAACGAAGATTAA
- the bamA gene encoding outer membrane protein assembly factor BamA produces the protein MNRLVSAHLPKRIFFLLAFCFLYTLSFQAQDLPLGQGIKYTIGEIKVTGADSYNDQTVIAFTGLKKGDELFIPGDRLSKVLKKLWDLNLFSDINFYITNVEGNVADLELEITEVPELDEIRIQGIKKSPREELIKENNLTPGAKVTENLITTTKNYIENKYKKDGFLNTKVAINTTPVEDTTSINKVNMVVNVDRGEKVKITDIEFEGNEEFSDAKLKRALKKTKERSFFRFWKRSKFVENTYEEDKTNLVDKYKEKGFRDARIVSDTLIKTGPETVALKMQIEEGRKHYIGDIEFIGNTVYTDDYLRRVMGISKGDIYNGVLLKERIADPADPDAQDLANLYKNSGYLFSQINPVETRVYNDTIDFEIRIIEGKEAYFNNISVVGNDKTKDHVIYRELRTKPGQKYSQQNVIRTIRELGQLGFFDAEQIKPNFQNVNPDSGTLDMEYSVVEAGASQIELQGGYGGGGFIGTLGLSFNNFSLSGIFDKEAYKPLPMGDGQTLSLRAQASIFYQTYSLSFVEPWLGGRRPVSLSTSFSYTRQFSYDYAARRADKSRSFDILGVNVGLAKRLRWPDDFFTLSQAVGFQRYDLNNYNTGLFTFGDGYSNNLSYTLGISRNSEGINPIFPTTGSNFSITAKLTPPYSLINGVDYADLKNQDEYQLKDANGNLINLDGTRLREGQTPVADQGKIDQEKFKWLEFYKVKFKGSWFNTLYNFGGNSNLVLRTHAEYGFLGAYNNDRGIPPFERFFLGGDGLGAFSLDGREVIALRGYPNQSVKPLDRPDLSQATRDDGATIYNKYSLELRFPITLKPMASIYALAFVEGGATFDNFRDYNPFLLNRSAGAGLRIFMPQFGLLGIDFGYGFDPVPGSVGPNGWETHFIIGQQF, from the coding sequence GTGAACAGATTAGTTAGTGCACATTTGCCTAAGAGGATATTTTTCCTTTTAGCGTTTTGTTTTTTATATACCCTCTCATTCCAGGCACAGGATCTCCCATTAGGGCAGGGAATAAAATATACTATTGGAGAGATTAAAGTTACCGGGGCCGATAGCTATAACGACCAAACAGTAATAGCTTTTACAGGCTTAAAAAAGGGAGATGAACTTTTCATTCCCGGCGATCGTTTAAGTAAGGTGCTTAAGAAATTATGGGACCTTAACCTTTTTAGCGATATTAATTTCTACATAACAAATGTTGAAGGAAATGTAGCCGACCTGGAATTAGAAATTACTGAAGTTCCTGAACTGGATGAAATAAGGATCCAGGGAATAAAAAAATCTCCAAGAGAGGAATTGATCAAGGAAAACAATCTTACTCCCGGTGCTAAAGTAACAGAGAACCTTATTACGACTACAAAGAATTATATTGAGAATAAGTATAAAAAAGACGGTTTTCTCAACACCAAAGTTGCAATTAATACTACGCCCGTGGAAGACACTACTAGTATCAACAAAGTGAACATGGTAGTAAATGTTGACCGTGGCGAAAAAGTAAAAATTACCGATATTGAATTTGAAGGGAATGAGGAATTTAGTGATGCTAAACTAAAAAGAGCATTAAAGAAAACTAAAGAGCGAAGTTTTTTCAGATTTTGGAAGCGTTCTAAATTTGTAGAAAATACCTATGAAGAGGACAAGACAAACCTTGTTGATAAGTATAAGGAGAAAGGCTTCAGGGATGCCCGAATTGTTTCTGACACTCTAATAAAAACGGGACCTGAAACCGTGGCCTTAAAAATGCAAATTGAAGAAGGCAGAAAACATTATATTGGAGATATAGAATTTATTGGTAATACTGTCTATACAGATGACTATCTAAGACGTGTAATGGGGATAAGCAAAGGTGACATCTATAATGGAGTTCTTCTAAAAGAAAGAATTGCAGATCCTGCCGATCCAGATGCTCAGGATCTTGCTAACCTGTACAAGAACAGCGGTTATCTATTTTCTCAAATCAATCCGGTTGAAACGAGGGTCTACAATGACACTATTGATTTTGAAATTAGGATAATTGAAGGAAAGGAAGCTTATTTCAACAACATAAGTGTTGTTGGTAATGATAAGACCAAGGACCATGTAATTTACCGGGAACTAAGAACCAAGCCGGGACAAAAATACAGTCAGCAAAACGTGATAAGAACCATTAGGGAACTTGGACAACTTGGATTCTTTGATGCAGAACAAATAAAACCAAATTTCCAGAATGTTAATCCTGACAGCGGAACTTTGGATATGGAATATTCAGTAGTAGAAGCAGGAGCGAGCCAGATTGAACTACAGGGTGGATATGGTGGAGGTGGCTTTATTGGTACACTGGGTTTATCATTTAACAATTTCTCTCTTTCAGGAATTTTTGACAAAGAAGCCTATAAACCTCTTCCAATGGGAGACGGTCAAACGCTATCGCTACGGGCACAGGCGAGTATTTTTTATCAAACCTACAGCCTTAGCTTCGTTGAGCCATGGCTTGGAGGCAGGCGTCCAGTAAGTTTATCAACCTCTTTCTCCTATACAAGGCAGTTCTCTTATGATTATGCCGCAAGAAGGGCAGATAAGTCACGAAGCTTTGATATTCTTGGAGTAAATGTGGGATTGGCAAAAAGGTTACGATGGCCAGATGATTTCTTTACACTTTCACAGGCTGTAGGGTTCCAGAGATATGATTTAAATAATTATAATACCGGGCTCTTTACTTTTGGAGATGGGTATTCAAATAACCTGTCATATACATTAGGTATTTCCAGAAACAGTGAAGGTATTAACCCAATTTTCCCAACCACAGGATCTAACTTTAGCATTACAGCAAAACTTACTCCTCCATATTCTTTAATTAATGGAGTTGATTATGCTGACCTAAAGAATCAGGATGAATACCAGTTAAAAGATGCAAACGGAAACTTAATTAATCTTGATGGTACGAGGTTACGCGAAGGCCAGACCCCGGTGGCAGATCAGGGAAAGATCGATCAGGAAAAATTTAAGTGGCTGGAGTTCTATAAAGTAAAATTTAAAGGTTCCTGGTTTAATACACTTTACAACTTTGGAGGAAATAGTAATCTTGTTCTAAGAACCCATGCGGAATATGGCTTTTTGGGAGCATATAACAATGACAGGGGAATTCCACCTTTTGAAAGGTTCTTCCTTGGAGGAGATGGCTTAGGTGCTTTTAGCCTTGACGGCCGGGAAGTAATTGCATTAAGAGGTTATCCAAACCAGTCAGTTAAACCATTGGACAGACCTGATTTGAGCCAGGCAACCAGAGATGACGGGGCAACTATTTACAATAAGTACTCCCTGGAATTGAGGTTCCCGATTACTCTAAAACCTATGGCCTCTATTTATGCACTGGCATTTGTTGAAGGTGGTGCAACTTTTGACAACTTCAGAGATTATAACCCCTTCCTGTTGAATAGATCTGCAGGTGCGGGATTGAGGATATTTATGCCACAATTTGGATTACTGGGGATAGATTTTGGGTACGGATTTGATCCGGTTCCCGGAAGCGTTGGACCTAATGGATGGGAAACCCATTTCATCATAGGGCAACAATTTTAA